In Porphyromonas cangingivalis, a genomic segment contains:
- a CDS encoding PepSY-like domain-containing protein, whose amino-acid sequence MKMKMILIGLILVMATIFGCKDTDDQVIQPSKLPAAAQSFIETNFPGAQFVLVTVDKDFAETTYDVVLNNGVKLEFDAKGEWKEVEARPSEVPANIIPNQIRTYVTEHYPETKIVKINRDPNDYEVDLSNGVELKFNSKTFAIIDIDTKSQAYVAETEANVNSLPGAAKAFIAQHFEGRTIVSVRVDRDDRRISYDVILSDGAKLEFDQAGEWKEVNTRTYAVPAAIIPVQIHDFVTARYPSVFIIKIDRDRTDYEIDLSNGVKVKFDLNFNVIKIENDRNGNNGNNDNNHPGAGQLPANAQAFIAQHFGHLSIVNVKVDRDDRRISYDVILSDGTKLEFDQAGEWKEVNTRTYAVPAAIIPVQIHNFVTARYPGAYIFQIDRDSRDYEIDLSNGVEIKFDLYFNVIKIENDRNGNNDNNQPGAGQLPANAQAFIAQHFGHLSIVNVKVDRDDRRISYDVVLSDGTKLEFDQAGEWKEVNTRTYAVPAAIIPAPIRQQVSDRYPYAMIIKIDRDSRDYEVKLSNGVELKFDRYNYRLIKIENDNNRDDDQVVGYRDLPAAAKSFIAEHFANVKVVKVEKDRDDGKITYEVRLSDGAELEFRQNGDWKEVNTRTYPVPTAIVPTQITQQIANRFPGAKILKISRSHKKYEVKLSNGLEVSFNPRTFVITEIDD is encoded by the coding sequence ATGAAAATGAAAATGATCCTGATCGGCTTGATCCTTGTCATGGCCACGATCTTTGGCTGTAAAGACACGGATGATCAAGTGATCCAGCCGTCGAAGCTACCTGCTGCGGCGCAGTCATTCATTGAGACCAACTTCCCCGGTGCACAGTTCGTACTTGTCACCGTGGACAAGGATTTTGCAGAGACTACTTACGATGTGGTCTTGAACAATGGAGTGAAGTTGGAGTTTGATGCCAAAGGAGAATGGAAAGAAGTGGAAGCTCGCCCTTCTGAAGTGCCTGCAAACATCATACCCAATCAGATCAGAACTTATGTCACAGAACACTACCCTGAGACAAAGATCGTCAAGATCAACCGCGACCCGAATGACTATGAGGTCGACCTCTCTAATGGTGTCGAACTAAAGTTCAACTCGAAGACGTTCGCAATCATCGATATAGACACAAAAAGTCAGGCTTATGTCGCAGAGACTGAAGCGAATGTCAACAGTCTTCCCGGTGCGGCAAAGGCATTCATCGCTCAGCACTTCGAGGGTCGTACCATCGTGTCGGTAAGAGTGGATCGTGATGACCGCAGGATATCTTATGATGTCATATTGTCGGACGGTGCTAAGTTGGAATTTGATCAAGCAGGCGAATGGAAAGAAGTCAACACTCGCACCTATGCCGTGCCTGCTGCCATCATACCGGTGCAGATCCATGACTTTGTGACAGCGCGCTATCCGTCTGTGTTTATCATCAAGATCGACCGTGACAGAACAGACTACGAGATCGACCTCTCAAACGGTGTGAAGGTGAAGTTTGACTTGAACTTCAACGTCATCAAGATCGAAAATGATCGCAATGGCAACAATGGCAACAACGACAACAATCATCCCGGTGCAGGTCAGCTTCCGGCTAATGCACAAGCGTTCATCGCTCAGCATTTCGGACACTTGAGCATCGTGAATGTAAAGGTGGATCGTGATGACCGCAGGATATCTTATGATGTCATATTGTCGGACGGTACCAAGTTGGAATTTGACCAAGCAGGCGAATGGAAAGAAGTCAACACTCGCACCTATGCCGTGCCTGCTGCCATCATACCGGTGCAGATCCACAACTTCGTGACAGCACGCTATCCCGGGGCTTACATCTTCCAGATCGACCGTGACAGCAGAGACTATGAGATCGACCTCTCGAACGGTGTTGAGATCAAGTTTGACCTTTACTTCAATGTCATCAAGATCGAAAATGATCGCAATGGTAACAATGACAACAACCAGCCCGGTGCAGGTCAGCTTCCGGCTAATGCACAAGCGTTCATCGCTCAGCATTTCGGCCACTTGAGCATCGTGAATGTAAAGGTGGATCGTGATGACCGCAGGATATCTTATGATGTCGTATTGTCGGACGGCACCAAGTTGGAATTTGACCAAGCAGGCGAATGGAAAGAAGTCAACACTCGCACTTATGCCGTGCCTGCTGCCATCATACCTGCTCCTATCCGCCAACAAGTCTCTGATAGATACCCATACGCTATGATCATCAAGATAGATCGTGACAGCAGAGACTACGAAGTGAAGTTGTCCAACGGTGTCGAACTGAAGTTTGACCGCTACAACTATCGTCTCATCAAGATCGAAAATGACAACAACAGAGACGACGATCAAGTGGTCGGTTACAGAGATCTTCCCGCTGCAGCCAAGTCATTCATCGCTGAGCACTTTGCGAACGTGAAGGTCGTGAAGGTGGAAAAGGATCGTGACGATGGCAAGATCACTTATGAAGTTCGCCTTTCTGACGGCGCTGAGTTGGAATTCAGACAAAATGGAGATTGGAAAGAGGTCAACACACGTACCTATCCCGTACCTACTGCGATTGTCCCTACACAAATCACTCAGCAGATCGCCAACAGATTTCCAGGAGCAAAGATCTTGAAGATCTCTCGCAGTCACAAGAAGTATGAAGTGAAGCTATCCAACGGACTTGAGGTGAGCTTCAATCCAAGGACTTTCGTCATCACTGAGATCGACGACTGA
- a CDS encoding ferritin — translation MIEKNLLKKINEQIKLELDSAHIYLAMSIHFDAAGWAGFARWMYIQCQEEREHAKQLIDYVITRGEKPEIGAVADPKVKLEGVTPVFEMAYEHECKVSKSINEIVALAIEKKDFATENFFRTFVNEQVEEEATVAGIVDKLKLASSEASFLIMDARLGERK, via the coding sequence ATGATTGAAAAGAACTTACTCAAGAAGATCAACGAACAAATCAAACTCGAACTCGACTCTGCACACATATACCTCGCAATGTCGATCCACTTCGATGCAGCAGGATGGGCTGGTTTTGCACGTTGGATGTACATCCAGTGCCAAGAAGAGCGTGAGCACGCCAAGCAACTCATCGACTATGTCATCACTCGTGGCGAAAAGCCTGAGATCGGTGCAGTCGCTGATCCTAAGGTGAAGCTCGAAGGTGTCACTCCGGTCTTCGAAATGGCTTACGAACACGAGTGTAAAGTGTCTAAGTCGATCAACGAAATCGTTGCTCTTGCCATCGAAAAGAAAGACTTCGCTACCGAAAACTTCTTCCGTACATTCGTCAACGAGCAAGTAGAAGAGGAAGCCACAGTAGCAGGTATCGTAGATAAGCTCAAACTTGCATCAAGCGAGGCTTCATTCCTCATCATGGATGCAAGACTTGGCGAACGCAAGTAA
- a CDS encoding BlaI/MecI/CopY family transcriptional regulator: protein MNKTENKKSFLNGLSALEEDFVRALWAVERGEISDILDKMEHSSTPYTTVASIAQKLERKGYVKRVGKKRGFVYAATVSEDDYCSKTVGYLVSNFFTGSYKGLIQHFASEGKVSAEDLQEILKMIEEGNTQE from the coding sequence ATGAATAAGACTGAAAACAAAAAGAGTTTCCTCAATGGCCTTTCGGCTTTGGAAGAAGATTTTGTCCGAGCACTATGGGCTGTCGAACGTGGTGAGATCAGTGATATCCTCGATAAGATGGAGCACTCCTCCACCCCTTATACCACGGTGGCATCCATTGCGCAGAAGTTGGAGCGCAAAGGCTATGTCAAGCGTGTGGGAAAGAAACGAGGCTTCGTCTATGCAGCTACCGTCTCTGAGGACGACTACTGCTCCAAGACGGTGGGGTATCTCGTCTCCAACTTCTTCACCGGGAGTTACAAGGGCTTGATCCAGCACTTTGCCTCCGAGGGTAAGGTCTCTGCCGAGGATCTTCAGGAGATACTCAAGATGATCGAAGAGGGCAACACTCAGGAGTAA
- a CDS encoding M56 family metallopeptidase, whose translation MTLTLMTYLLLSGLGLFIFSMADRLYLRRRLALPHQRLFYLSALVAAFITPWASMLYPHKLIAPAVAGAEAEVFIDTDLSMVAVEEVSEAGGLLSHLSMSDILLALWVVGMAVMIGRLIYGLVRIVMIIRASEETFAPSGRRIYLTDKAANPFSFMGKIVLPRQIYEDARCRDLILSHEEAHCTQGHHYDLIVDQLCLIAHWWNPFAWMLTNAHYNTLEYLADSHVLDTGIDRKAYQRQLLESSLKIPAESLSLSFSVYNLKKRIKMMNNNTTPNRPLQSLRMVSALVLVSAGLFVGSNVMAVPAPVTDIQEDFVPQVSPVTEVQEGFVPQEPPVKTEDTTYDFLEEMPVYKNGDKQLMKDLAMLIKYPKEAAEKNIQGRVMVGFIVDEQGNVVEPQAVRKVHPLLDAEAVRVVSLLKFIPGRMKGRAVRCRFTLPIRFAIPSDKEASKPAIVEEIGASKSRSVEEFSKILDTFVKRILRPNDDKVWGKFKIVNGKAQDIEINMSDERAKREILNFIKKQDFKPKNSTPESLYFNFDIDRKNTKGDDGVYDYLEEMPEYDGGEEAMMKHLAKEVVYPEEASKKNIQGRVMVSFVVEKDGSLSNVKVMRGVHPLLDAESVRVVKTLKFKPGKMNGKPVRCRFTIPINFRQNDTSKGADKAKS comes from the coding sequence ATGACATTGACCCTTATGACCTATCTCCTGCTCTCAGGACTGGGACTATTTATATTCAGTATGGCGGACAGACTCTATCTGCGCCGTCGCTTGGCGTTGCCACACCAGAGGCTTTTTTACCTCTCGGCACTCGTGGCAGCATTCATCACTCCATGGGCTTCGATGCTCTACCCTCACAAGTTGATCGCCCCCGCTGTGGCAGGGGCAGAAGCGGAGGTCTTCATCGACACCGACCTTTCGATGGTGGCTGTCGAGGAGGTGAGCGAGGCCGGAGGGTTGCTCAGCCACCTATCGATGAGTGACATCCTCCTTGCCCTTTGGGTTGTCGGTATGGCGGTGATGATCGGCCGACTGATCTATGGATTGGTACGGATAGTTATGATCATCCGAGCGTCGGAAGAGACTTTCGCACCATCGGGGCGCAGGATCTACCTCACCGACAAGGCTGCGAACCCCTTCTCCTTCATGGGGAAGATCGTCCTCCCTCGACAGATCTATGAGGATGCTCGTTGTCGAGACCTCATCCTCAGCCATGAGGAGGCGCACTGCACACAAGGGCATCACTATGATCTCATCGTGGATCAGCTTTGTCTCATCGCACACTGGTGGAATCCCTTTGCATGGATGCTCACCAATGCCCACTATAACACCCTCGAATACCTTGCGGACAGCCATGTCCTCGATACCGGCATCGATCGCAAGGCCTACCAAAGACAATTATTAGAGAGTTCTCTGAAGATACCGGCCGAATCCCTCAGTCTCTCTTTCTCAGTTTATAACCTAAAAAAGAGAATTAAAATGATGAACAACAACACAACACCCAATCGACCCCTCCAGTCTCTACGCATGGTGTCTGCGCTCGTCCTTGTATCTGCCGGTCTGTTCGTCGGATCCAACGTGATGGCAGTACCTGCACCTGTCACAGATATTCAAGAGGACTTCGTGCCACAAGTATCTCCTGTCACAGAAGTCCAAGAGGGCTTTGTCCCACAAGAACCTCCCGTCAAGACCGAAGACACTACCTACGACTTCTTGGAAGAAATGCCAGTCTACAAGAATGGTGATAAACAGCTCATGAAAGACTTGGCAATGCTCATCAAGTATCCTAAAGAGGCTGCCGAAAAGAATATCCAAGGTCGTGTTATGGTAGGGTTTATTGTCGATGAGCAGGGCAATGTCGTCGAACCTCAAGCGGTGAGAAAGGTACATCCGCTTCTCGATGCAGAGGCTGTCCGTGTCGTCAGCCTTCTTAAATTTATCCCCGGAAGGATGAAGGGTAGGGCTGTCAGATGCCGATTTACACTGCCTATTCGATTTGCCATACCAAGTGACAAAGAGGCCTCAAAGCCCGCAATTGTGGAGGAAATAGGCGCATCCAAGTCTCGTAGCGTGGAAGAGTTTTCGAAGATCCTCGACACCTTCGTGAAAAGGATCCTACGTCCGAACGACGATAAGGTATGGGGCAAGTTTAAGATCGTCAACGGTAAAGCTCAGGACATAGAGATCAACATGAGCGATGAAAGGGCTAAAAGAGAGATCCTTAACTTCATTAAAAAGCAGGACTTCAAGCCTAAGAATAGTACTCCGGAGAGTCTGTACTTTAACTTTGACATTGATAGAAAGAATACCAAAGGAGATGACGGGGTCTACGATTACCTCGAAGAAATGCCTGAGTATGATGGTGGTGAAGAAGCAATGATGAAACACCTTGCGAAAGAGGTTGTCTATCCTGAAGAGGCATCGAAGAAAAATATCCAAGGTCGTGTCATGGTGAGCTTTGTCGTCGAGAAGGACGGCTCTCTTTCAAATGTCAAAGTCATGAGGGGTGTACATCCTCTCCTTGATGCAGAGTCTGTCCGTGTAGTCAAAACGCTGAAGTTCAAGCCTGGGAAGATGAACGGTAAGCCCGTGAGGTGCCGATTCACCATTCCTATCAACTTTAGGCAGAATGACACTTCTAAGGGGGCTGACAAAGCCAAGTCCTAA
- a CDS encoding GLPGLI family protein yields MKTTYITTLTLLLALLASSIVQAQKSSSTVFKAIYEMKGTYFAEKIKDRDKIPVSPMALEIYPDKSFFYSMPRMAQDSITHAVYEATNDEAKAQQEGNKVSNRSMDLHVLSSFETGQSVVTQAINFDYYKYEEEMIRPEWVIDESVTETKSGYKCHKATADYLGRAWTAWFTPEVPTPAGPWKLWGLPGLIVEASEADGIYSFSLSSFAPMDEKDSKIDCDKYLVLGAVKKDTKAKVTKLLQLFVTDMQKFFQMIFPGAKVIIQDRDGNKLKGEELRDKFVNIER; encoded by the coding sequence ATGAAAACGACTTACATCACCACCCTTACCCTCCTGCTTGCCCTTTTGGCAAGTAGCATCGTGCAGGCACAAAAGTCCTCCTCCACGGTCTTCAAAGCGATCTATGAGATGAAAGGCACCTACTTTGCAGAGAAAATCAAAGATAGGGATAAGATCCCGGTATCACCCATGGCATTGGAAATCTATCCCGATAAGTCTTTCTTTTACAGCATGCCACGTATGGCGCAGGACTCCATCACACATGCCGTATATGAGGCAACAAATGACGAGGCCAAGGCTCAGCAGGAGGGCAACAAGGTCTCGAACCGAAGTATGGATCTCCACGTCCTTTCGTCCTTCGAGACCGGGCAATCGGTCGTCACCCAAGCCATCAACTTCGACTACTACAAGTACGAAGAAGAGATGATCCGCCCCGAATGGGTCATCGACGAGAGCGTGACGGAGACCAAGAGCGGGTACAAGTGTCACAAGGCGACAGCCGATTACCTCGGCAGAGCATGGACGGCATGGTTCACACCCGAAGTCCCCACTCCGGCAGGTCCATGGAAACTCTGGGGACTGCCCGGCCTCATCGTCGAAGCCTCCGAAGCTGACGGCATCTACTCTTTTTCGTTGTCTTCGTTTGCACCCATGGATGAGAAGGACAGCAAGATCGATTGCGACAAGTATCTTGTCCTCGGAGCGGTGAAGAAGGACACCAAAGCGAAGGTGACAAAGCTGTTGCAATTATTTGTCACGGATATGCAAAAGTTCTTCCAGATGATCTTCCCCGGCGCGAAGGTCATCATTCAGGATCGGGACGGTAATAAGCTCAAGGGCGAAGAGCTCCGCGACAAGTTCGTGAACATCGAGCGGTAG
- a CDS encoding GLPGLI family protein → MKKKVNALFILTLLSIMSVHTQAQEAFKAIYETKGHYIREWAERGRSAPTVLEIHPDRTFFYDMARLASDSTLYVTLQETQDTQKAIHEALKMNNRSLEVMIRSVFETGRREVTQAIHFDYHSYTESMERIDWQIDDTVTETKSGYPCHPATATFLGRRWTAWYTPEVPTPAGPWKLWGLPGLIVEASEAEGLFAFSLSSFEKLNPEESQEGFKKYMSIGEVKEGRRKDILRLLGLYFGDPASFLRMRYPGQQVILEDGEGKSLTPEEIRSKVAHIEQ, encoded by the coding sequence ATGAAAAAGAAAGTAAATGCACTCTTTATCCTCACACTGCTGAGCATCATGAGCGTTCACACACAAGCACAAGAGGCCTTCAAGGCTATCTACGAGACCAAAGGACACTACATCCGAGAGTGGGCAGAGAGAGGTCGCAGTGCTCCCACGGTACTGGAGATCCACCCCGACAGGACGTTCTTCTACGATATGGCACGTCTCGCTTCGGACTCCACCCTCTATGTGACCCTCCAAGAGACCCAAGACACCCAAAAGGCGATCCACGAAGCACTCAAGATGAACAACCGCTCGCTGGAGGTGATGATACGCAGTGTCTTCGAGACCGGTCGTAGAGAAGTGACCCAAGCCATCCACTTCGACTACCACTCCTACACCGAGTCCATGGAGCGGATCGACTGGCAGATAGACGACACCGTCACGGAGACCAAGAGCGGTTACCCTTGTCACCCTGCCACAGCCACCTTCCTCGGTCGTCGCTGGACGGCTTGGTACACGCCCGAAGTCCCCACACCGGCCGGGCCATGGAAGCTATGGGGGCTGCCCGGGCTCATCGTCGAAGCCTCGGAGGCAGAGGGGTTGTTCGCCTTCTCCCTCTCTTCGTTCGAAAAACTGAATCCCGAGGAGAGTCAAGAGGGCTTCAAGAAATACATGAGCATCGGAGAGGTCAAAGAAGGCCGGCGTAAGGACATCCTGAGACTCCTCGGGCTCTACTTCGGTGACCCTGCATCATTCTTACGGATGCGTTACCCGGGACAGCAGGTCATCCTCGAAGATGGAGAGGGTAAGTCGCTCACGCCCGAAGAGATACGGAGCAAGGTCGCACATATAGAGCAATGA
- a CDS encoding PepSY-like domain-containing protein: protein MARKILLTLMLVASIFMVAKAEDRPIQFEQLPQPAKDFVRKHFNEADVVLVTMDKEVFSTTYDVKLQNGISIDFDKSGRWKEVDGNHLALPVAIIPEKIATFVSSKHTSATIVKIARNKRFYEVELNNDLDLIFDLKTMAFKRYDK from the coding sequence ATGGCAAGAAAGATTTTATTGACATTGATGCTCGTTGCATCTATATTCATGGTAGCGAAGGCAGAAGACAGACCTATCCAATTCGAACAACTTCCACAGCCTGCAAAGGACTTCGTGCGCAAGCATTTCAACGAAGCTGATGTAGTGCTCGTGACGATGGACAAGGAGGTGTTCTCGACAACTTATGATGTGAAATTACAGAATGGTATCTCCATCGACTTTGACAAGTCCGGACGATGGAAAGAAGTCGATGGCAACCACTTGGCACTCCCTGTTGCTATCATCCCTGAAAAGATTGCAACTTTCGTCAGCTCTAAGCATACAAGTGCAACGATCGTCAAGATCGCTCGCAACAAACGATTCTATGAGGTGGAGCTCAACAATGACCTCGACCTCATCTTCGACCTCAAGACTATGGCTTTCAAGAGGTACGACAAGTAA
- a CDS encoding carboxypeptidase-like regulatory domain-containing protein, with the protein MRSLSVLFILMFVSLSALGQSVITGRVVSKSNNDAVPSVSVSLTDATTKKVIGGGFTNKEGRFSIPISEALLSQKVTLSFSHLAYQKIALTEIAGDLRGRTFTLSSREEQLKEVVVRATAVRKRGDTIRYSVGQLIKLGDHTLEDAIKRIPGMQVGKDGKISYEGKSINKFYIEGLDLMGGKYGLATKNIKADDVAAVEVLENHEPIKMRKERSLSDQAALNIRMKESAKNTWIYSLTTGAGINKDKKPLYLGDGSAYTFGKSNQLMAIGKGTNNGANIFSELNTLALDEIVSRERFEISSRSDFFDTSADIGDEVVRERGRINTTALGSLNFIHKISEDAKWRINAGYGFDRAERMLDETKLFRISPRETAKIEDHTSLFRREHRGEVESNYTFNGNNTFVKVQTEGKLYHKDLKADRSTNGNPYSEHTVAPSGTLSNVVSWSKKHGKNILTISDALWLDHMPQQLSLHAASPLPGNTDKIIQDATTSSVANDVKVGYEFYAGRLELLSDVKLKYKREHFDTKLHFPHLDNGAIPLRGDMVFSNLVLEVSPWITYRLKKWRMSLMPEIMISDTRMTEKEVADGKMSRRKVWFNPHVGLSYQGSSFDWDMSVRYGENDRSALDHYSPYIFRGVGSISTGIRDWWQDQNLSAFSRMTYKDIFNFFSAVYTASFRDFSTPISTETHLRDIYLIRGFVPMAHKGTNFSQSLDLQKIFQPIGLTTHLSLKHGLSALDTHQQGRLYRSISQSINLSPTIEWQIASGFSMKYAGDISRSFFRLKEEKSYRPQDTQVHTVSFFAKPVSGLLLNARGKLFYNKSPLVNDGEAHKFYVFDATAEWTLPWATLILSANNIGGSSRYHLERQSSLNAYSAQYYLRPSEIFLTFRWKFNTKKN; encoded by the coding sequence ATGAGAAGTCTTTCAGTCCTTTTTATTTTGATGTTTGTGAGCCTCAGTGCCTTGGGGCAGTCGGTCATCACCGGTCGTGTGGTATCGAAGAGCAACAATGATGCCGTCCCTTCGGTGTCTGTTTCCCTGACCGATGCGACGACGAAGAAAGTCATCGGTGGTGGGTTTACGAACAAAGAGGGACGTTTTTCGATCCCCATATCCGAAGCTCTTCTGTCCCAAAAGGTGACTTTGAGTTTCTCGCACTTGGCTTACCAAAAGATAGCTCTGACAGAGATTGCCGGAGATCTCAGAGGACGCACCTTCACCCTCTCCTCTCGTGAGGAACAACTCAAGGAGGTCGTCGTACGTGCCACGGCGGTACGCAAGCGTGGCGATACGATCCGCTATTCGGTGGGACAACTCATCAAACTGGGTGACCACACCCTGGAGGATGCCATCAAGCGCATCCCGGGGATGCAGGTCGGCAAGGACGGCAAGATCAGCTATGAGGGCAAGAGCATCAACAAATTCTACATCGAGGGCTTGGACCTCATGGGTGGCAAGTATGGTCTGGCCACCAAAAACATAAAGGCCGACGATGTGGCTGCGGTGGAAGTGCTCGAAAATCACGAACCCATCAAGATGAGGAAAGAACGTTCGCTCAGCGATCAGGCGGCTCTCAACATACGGATGAAAGAGAGTGCCAAAAACACTTGGATCTACTCCCTCACGACGGGTGCGGGAATCAACAAGGACAAGAAGCCCCTCTACCTTGGCGATGGATCGGCTTACACCTTCGGCAAGAGCAACCAGTTGATGGCGATCGGCAAAGGGACAAACAACGGAGCAAATATCTTCTCGGAACTCAACACCCTTGCCCTTGATGAGATCGTGAGCCGAGAGAGATTCGAGATCAGCAGCCGGAGCGACTTCTTCGACACGAGTGCGGACATCGGAGACGAGGTGGTGCGTGAGCGTGGGCGGATCAATACGACGGCACTCGGTTCGCTCAACTTCATTCACAAGATCTCGGAGGATGCGAAGTGGCGCATCAATGCCGGGTATGGCTTCGACCGGGCGGAACGAATGTTGGACGAGACGAAACTCTTCCGTATCTCGCCCAGGGAGACGGCCAAGATAGAAGATCACACCTCACTGTTCAGGCGCGAACACAGGGGCGAGGTGGAGAGCAACTATACATTCAACGGCAACAACACTTTTGTCAAAGTACAGACCGAAGGGAAGCTCTACCACAAGGACCTCAAGGCCGATCGCAGCACCAATGGCAATCCCTACTCGGAGCATACCGTGGCACCCTCGGGGACGCTCTCGAACGTCGTCTCTTGGTCGAAAAAGCATGGAAAGAACATCCTCACCATCTCGGATGCGTTGTGGCTCGACCATATGCCTCAGCAACTTTCGTTACACGCGGCTTCGCCCCTCCCCGGCAATACGGACAAGATCATCCAGGATGCGACCACGAGCAGCGTGGCCAACGATGTGAAGGTAGGCTACGAGTTCTATGCGGGGCGTCTCGAACTCCTATCCGATGTGAAGTTGAAGTACAAGCGTGAGCACTTCGACACCAAGCTCCACTTCCCCCATCTCGACAACGGTGCGATCCCGCTTCGTGGAGACATGGTCTTCTCGAACCTCGTGCTGGAGGTATCTCCCTGGATCACATACAGACTGAAGAAGTGGCGCATGAGCCTCATGCCTGAGATCATGATCTCAGACACTCGGATGACTGAGAAAGAGGTCGCCGATGGCAAGATGAGCAGGCGCAAAGTATGGTTCAACCCCCACGTGGGACTGTCCTATCAAGGCAGCTCGTTCGACTGGGATATGAGTGTACGTTATGGGGAGAATGACCGCTCTGCCCTCGACCACTACAGTCCTTATATCTTCCGAGGGGTAGGCTCCATCTCGACGGGTATCCGAGATTGGTGGCAAGATCAGAACCTCTCAGCATTCTCAAGGATGACGTACAAAGATATCTTCAACTTCTTCAGCGCAGTGTACACTGCATCGTTCAGAGACTTCTCGACCCCCATAAGTACGGAGACACACCTCAGAGACATCTACCTCATCCGTGGCTTTGTACCCATGGCGCACAAGGGGACCAACTTCTCCCAAAGTCTCGACCTACAAAAGATCTTCCAGCCCATCGGACTCACCACACACCTCTCCCTGAAGCATGGACTCTCCGCTCTCGACACACACCAGCAAGGACGTCTGTATCGATCTATTTCGCAGAGCATCAACCTATCACCGACCATCGAATGGCAGATCGCTTCGGGCTTCAGCATGAAGTATGCCGGAGATATAAGCCGATCGTTTTTCCGCCTCAAGGAAGAGAAGTCCTACCGTCCTCAGGACACTCAGGTGCACACCGTCTCGTTCTTCGCGAAGCCGGTCTCCGGTCTCCTCCTCAATGCCCGTGGCAAACTCTTCTACAACAAAAGTCCCCTTGTCAACGACGGAGAGGCACACAAGTTCTATGTCTTCGATGCGACGGCAGAGTGGACACTCCCTTGGGCGACACTCATCCTCTCGGCGAACAACATAGGAGGGTCTTCTCGTTATCACCTCGAACGCCAAAGCTCGCTCAATGCCTATTCGGCTCAATACTACCTCCGACCATCGGAAATTTTCCTTACCTTTAGGTGGAAATTCAATACTAAGAAGAACTAA
- the hemE gene encoding uroporphyrinogen decarboxylase, with protein sequence MKPIKNDLILRALRGENTSRTPVWLMRQAGRYLPEYRSVRAKAGSFMDLCRTPELACEVTLQPLRRYDLDAAIIFSDILTVPDAMGLGLSFLENEGPVFERPLRTESDILSLCKPDVMKDLKYVFDAITLTKKELDGSVPLIGFCGSAFTLACYMIEGRGSKGFPRVKELLYSRPELMHTLLDKITDALIDYLNAQIDAGVDIIQIFDTWGGILSTGAFSEFSLTYTERLIQGLRLYREDDTRIPVICFTKDAPLAWYKMYENIGADCVGIDWRHDMDVVAAVVRNIALQGNLDPMVLKGSDEYIVQRVKQIIDMAGLRTPHIFNLGHGMHKDIDPDKVELLVDTVHSYSEERKSLIHC encoded by the coding sequence ATGAAACCGATAAAGAATGACCTCATCCTCCGAGCCCTCCGTGGCGAAAACACTTCTCGCACACCGGTATGGCTCATGAGGCAAGCGGGGCGTTATCTGCCCGAATACCGCAGTGTGAGAGCCAAGGCGGGGAGCTTCATGGATCTCTGCCGCACACCTGAATTGGCCTGCGAAGTGACCCTCCAACCCCTTCGTCGTTACGATCTCGATGCGGCGATCATCTTCTCCGACATCCTCACTGTTCCGGATGCCATGGGATTGGGATTGTCGTTTTTGGAGAACGAAGGCCCCGTCTTCGAACGCCCACTGAGAACAGAGTCGGACATCCTCAGTCTGTGCAAGCCGGACGTGATGAAGGACTTGAAGTATGTCTTCGATGCCATCACACTAACCAAGAAGGAGCTCGACGGCAGTGTCCCCCTCATCGGATTTTGTGGCAGTGCCTTCACCTTGGCTTGCTATATGATCGAAGGCAGGGGCAGTAAGGGTTTCCCCAGAGTCAAAGAGCTCCTCTACTCTCGCCCCGAGCTCATGCACACCCTCCTCGATAAGATCACCGATGCCCTCATCGACTACCTCAACGCTCAGATCGACGCAGGCGTGGACATCATACAGATCTTCGACACTTGGGGGGGTATCCTCTCGACTGGAGCATTCAGCGAGTTCAGTCTCACCTACACCGAACGCCTCATCCAAGGGCTTCGTCTCTACCGTGAGGACGACACTCGCATCCCTGTCATCTGTTTCACCAAGGATGCTCCATTGGCGTGGTACAAGATGTACGAAAACATCGGTGCGGACTGTGTCGGTATCGACTGGCGTCATGACATGGATGTCGTTGCGGCAGTCGTACGTAACATCGCTCTTCAGGGCAACCTCGACCCAATGGTCCTCAAGGGCTCGGACGAGTATATCGTACAACGCGTCAAGCAAATCATCGACATGGCCGGTCTGCGCACACCACATATCTTCAATCTCGGTCACGGTATGCACAAGGACATCGATCCGGACAAGGTGGAGCTACTTGTAGACACAGTGCACAGCTACTCAGAAGAACGGAAGAGTCTTATCCACTGTTGA